Within Cydia fagiglandana chromosome 10, ilCydFagi1.1, whole genome shotgun sequence, the genomic segment CGAAACACGCGAATCTGAAATCGATTCGCACATTTTTTTCGGTTTTCGTCGGTATTTGAGAGAGCATAAAACTCTACTGTCATCGTCTCCTCATTGCTTCACGGTCCGTTTCTGTCCGTAATTTTCGCGCGTGATGCATACACTAAGTTTGGAGCGGGCTTAATAATAAGGGGCAGCTTAACAAGAAGTAAGCACGTAAAAACACTGGAGGGAAGTAAAATGCCTTGAATCAGGGCACGAACTAGTTGTCATATCTCATTCTTCGCGGCAATTCTCATGAGAGTAACTGTTCCCGAAAATCGGAAATAGCTTTTAAGCTATTAGATAAATCACGGATCACCAAAAAAGAGACGGTAATAAGTACGTGGCCGTCATTCAAGCTCACATGATTTTGTTTACTATAAATGTTAGTTCTTTGTGTAACCTCCAGAGTTTTTATAAGCTTCTTGGATACGAATCTTAGTTGTCAGCCGcctattaataatacttagtacCGAAGCTACGAAGAACCTGGGTTCTCGAAGGATTTGTGTAGTGTTGGTAAAGACTCGAGTCTTTGGAGTATCTTAAGACTTGACTAGAAAATACGCCAaattattatacaaaaaaaatcgcGAAGTCTTTCAAAAGCGACAATTTCCATGTATCTAACACATATTTACATCAAAACATCAATAACAAGGTTTTTATAAGTCGAAATCCATAAATTCACGACTTCAAGTTCTAAGAAATAATTAAAGCTTAGAATGTCCTTCCGCGAACGCTCTGGTTTTCTTAAGGAACTacaatatttcgtacataaataaaagtataGGTTTAACATCAGGCGGGCTGTATATTTGTTTGGTACCAACGCGCAACGtggcataaaaaaaaatctcgtaATCTCTTCATCATATAACCCTCTAACACATTcgattttaaatacatatttattcgagCCCCCGTGCCCTAAAATTCTGCATAGGAATGAAATACAAAAAGATGACAATAATATTTGCCTTAGGATTAGGGACAATATAGATTGTGTCCTATAAGGGCTCAGTTTTATCGGTCGATAGGGCCCGCATACGGGATACGGGAGATGTCCAAAACGTATGCCACTATGCACACTATGATATTCACTAGTCGTTTTACTGTCTCGCCCCTTACGAGGAGGCACCGCGCGCCGTATATCGACCTTGTTATCGACCAACGAAATGAGCCTtaaggccccattcgcacgacagctttttcaacgcgcgttaaaaaagcgcttgaatctgtccgcactctaaattcgatttaatgaccaaggcttaaagtcgaaaatccaacaaagcttgataaaaagcggctccgctgtcgtgtgaatacatacattgttttccatttgtgtcattcaaacgcttttttaacgcgcggtTAAAAAGCTCCCGTGCTAATGGGGGCTAAGGATGTAAGACTCGATTCCATACAAACTGTTTGAGCTACAGAATAGTTCAGCGGCCGTGTAGTCGCCTTGCGTGGTGTTTACCTGTAGCCGCCGGCCGCGTCCTGCAGGAAGGGGTTGGCGGGgctgcgcggcgcgggcgcagcctGCCCCGGCACGCCCAGGCTCGCCTCGCCGGCGTAGTTCTGACAATCACATTTGTAGAGGAACAATAAGGGGCAGAAAAACTTCCCTGAGGTACACCATATATGTTGGTTATACTTGTAGCTAGTTCTAAATGTACTTGTAATTATATGTTGCATTGTTTTTTGGTTCAATGCAAGTAGATAGCTTTCAATCTGAGAGTAAGTTCCAGGAGTAAGCACTTGTGACGTTTTTCTAAGGGTGGCATGGTGTCTCAAACGCCTTTGACATACTTATCAAATGGTCAGGTATGCTGTGCTCAATAGTTTTCGTGATTCGATCATAAAGCTGAAAGCGGGCTAATGTTGTGGATTTTCTTTCCCTAAAACGCTTTCCCTATCCCTAAAATTCTCTGTAAAGTATAGTTTACTAAAGTAAACGAGATACTTTTCTATAAAGCTTCCTAAACTTTCTATTCGTACTTATTTACATaactttttcatatattttataggGATTCATGTAATAAGCCTGTAGGTGGAAAGCTTTAGACCTAAGAATAAGAACTGACTTGTGTGGCTCCGTATGAATCATGATGGCCGAGGTCGGATAAACGAGTAGACGAAAGTGCGCGAGGTATGGGGTTTGAGGGGACTCCGTGGGGGGCCAGCACACCCGCTTCGGCCACAGCGCGGGCTTCTTCATCCATATCCCCTTCTACATTAGCCtggaaattataaaatttaacaTTTAAATAGTACAAAGGCAGAAAAAACATCTgacaataagtacctatacctaaacgTTGCAAGTAAACAATCTGTGAAATGTATCGTTGTGTTAAGATCAATTGCCTCAACTTAGACTTTAAAAATAAGACATCGTTCTTGACTATATTGATCCAGCAGAAAATCTTCTTTAAGTTCGAATGCACAAGATGCCCTCCACAGGTTCAAGAGACATGTTTATTTTTCTAGAATATCTACACTAGAGCTAGAGACTGGGCCAGTTTAAGAAGACGCTGTCACAGAATCCTCTCAACAAGACTTTGTTGATTAACACCAATCTGATCTGAACCATTGAATGAGGGCATTACCGCATGAAGACACTAGAGATATGACAATCTATAAAGAAGAGGACCAGTATGACGACAGTTGGATAATAGTATTATATTGGTTTATATGAAGATGGCTTACCTCTTCCCGGAAGTTAAGGAAAGCGAATCCAGCGAGGGCGAATCCGCACAGAATACCGTAGCCGGCGAAGGTCCGGGTGGTGCCCCACTTGGCGACCGCCACGCCGCCCAGCACGGCGCCGCAGCCGCGCCCGAGGCCGTGGTGGAGCCCCTGGGATTTTCATTTAATTAAGTTTAATATATAAAGTCTTATAACAAAAAGTTGAAGATAAATCAGTGTCAGGGATACTGGAATGTGTGAATGATACCAATTGTTGACtatttgatttgattgactcaAAATTCAATCCCGGAGCATGACAGCCAAAATTCAGTGATGATAGAAGCCAAAGGACCGGTTTCTCTTATCTCTGATCCCTGCTGACTGAGATCAACTAACCCGAGGACGGTGTCTATATCAGACGACGCCTGGACGACGCTGATTCTTTGATAAAAACAAGATGCAATATTCTTGTTCGCAGTCAGTATTTGATTTTTTGTAATTATTGTTCTAAAACATTACCTGAAGAACACCCTGGGCAGACGAGCGTAGACCAGGCGGTGCGTGATGAGCGATGTAGGAGCAGCAAGCAGCCCATACAGCGGCGTGGGTCACTCCCTGCACGAACTCGAAGGGCAGCACCCACCACGGGTCGGTCAACCACGAGATGTAAAGGAAGCGCAGGACGTTACCAGCTAGGCCCAGGCACAGCACCTGGAGGTACACCGATAGATCTTTTACATGTCCGTCCAGGCATAAGTGCAAAAGAAATAACAGATTAAACAGCGCGAAGAGAGACTATAGAAAATGGGTATGATGGAAatctaaaaaaatgtaaaatcaaGAATTGAAGCGTTATATGGGAGAAGGGAGAGACTTAGAAATATAAATAAGATCATTTATACCACTGCAAAAATCCTTGTGAAAAAACGACGAGTCTTTGGAAATAATGATGATTAGAACAAATGCCAAGAAAACGGGCTTACCTTGAAATGCCCCATTTGTGTAATCAGCTTGAAGCTGAAGAAATAAGCGAAGATCTCCGAGATGTGGTTGATGACGGACGCTACACCGAACAGCGTCGGCGACCCTCCAATATCCTGTAAGACAAATCGTAGGTATATTGACCCCGTGGAAAGCTATCTGCACTCCCCCATAGTAACATGGCGACACAGATCACATCAAGATACAAGATGGAGCTGGACAACTGGCGGTGATTTACATTAGCGCTTCGCCACTTATTTAGCACCGGGGTGAGCGACTGCTTATTTCAGTTGCGTCCACGTATATTAGGATTGTACTTGTATAATTAATCCATGGAGTTCCACGTTTTTCTAAAATTTCCAACCGTTTTAGCGTAGCGTTTTATAAGTAAAATTTCACCTATGCATAGTTAATTAGCTCTCTTCATAATGCAGTTTCTGTTCAGACTGCATAACGGTAAGGGGACTGAAACCATAATTAACTAGATAAGTTTACCTGCAGATGCCAGAAGAGGAAGGTGAAGATGAGGCCGATGCCGAAGCCCATGAACCAGGCCACGAACAGGAACGAGGCCGCGCGGACGTTTTGGAACTGCTTCAGCACCGTCACCCATTCAGGCATCTCGCGCGTCGTTTGGGCGAACACCTGTAATATTATTGATTGACTTCTTCAACTCCTGTGATCTAAATTTACCGATCAAATAACGATTTGTTCGATTTGAtgtagttttaaatttagaattgaACTTTGCCTGTTTTAGCTGACCTGATAGCCGGTGGGTGGGGAGGGATAAATATGATAGCTATGTGCTCATGAATCTCATGATAGCCATGATCAAATCAAGACGACGATGATGCCTGCTCGACTAGTTGTTGTTGAAGTTTGTCGGAGCTATGAAGTCTCCTCAAGCTATCAGGCTTACcgtttctctctctctctccgaTTCTCTTACCTTGGCCTGTTCCAGCGGTGGCTGTGGCGCGGAGCGAGGCGCGCTGGTGTCCAAGCCTGGTAGTTGGAGCTGCTCGGCTAACTGCTGCTGGAGTTTATCCTCCTGCGTAGGTGAGGTTGGACCTACGGGTGCTATCACTTCGGGCGCGAACTCGTACTTGAATTTAATCTGCACATATAAAGTTCCTAATAAGAGAGATGCTCAGAACCCTATGTCATGCGCCTAAATGAAGAAACCGTTTTGAAAGAGCTCAAACATACTACTACTAAGATTTTTAAAAGCGACTTAAAGGAATGTGGTAAACAGGgctgccagtacataaatcttgattatgcgatcctgtgcccgcaattatacgaaattcgattgcattatacgagtacaaaaaaaattattttaaatcgattttttaataactggtgaatttcggtttttgcagtaagcccccaaattgcggggatatttctcttttactccaatgacagcgtaataagagtgacagagaaagatgcccgcaatttgcgcacttggattttcgcggttatagcccgcgttgacgtgtattgaagtagttgccgttccattaaatcgtataacagtattggcacactgttttttgaagctttgacagtagtttaacatcgatgtttttttcgtatccaattataccgattgaccaactatacgacatgtatacgaaaataatttcattatacgaatttcgtagcctattatacgatctggcagccctgGTGGTAAACACAATGCTTACAGCACACACTTCATTGACTAAAGATTTTATTGATTAATCCCATTACTATAAACTGTCTGGTCAGTTAACTGTGTTGACGATGGTATGCAAAATAAAACTCATAATTCTACCTACTTGTCGAGCAGAGGCATTTATAAAGACAAAATTTCGAATATTTTAGTGATTTACATACCTCAACGACTTTCTTCAATTAAGTAAGTGATAATAAGGATCCGTATGACACAAACCTGTCCAGCCGTAAGAAGAGCAGCGCCCATCAGCACCGAGAACGTAGCGAAGCAGATGGTATAGTTCTTCTCATAACGCTGCGGGCCGCCGCACGGGTGTGAGCTGAAGGCTGTGCTGTGGTCCAGTGCGATGCCCACGAAGAACATGGCCAGCCCCCAGCCCAGGGAGCCGAACATGCGCTGATGACCGTACCTATAATAGGAGGTATTTGGTCAGTAGGTAGGCGACAGATGTTCCGGATAACGCGAAGCTCAAGCAGACACGGGTAAACAAAAAGTGACTATTCTGTACGATTCTGGGCCATCATCTTTTATTTCTAGTAAAGCTGTCGTGGCTCACGATGTAGGACTGATAATTAATGCTTACCGGTCAGCGTCTTCTCCGAGCAGAGTAATAACAGCAGAGTCAGCAAGCGTAATGGCCGGCGCGCTGAAGAACTCGCCCACCATAACCAGCAGCAGCAACAAGAAGAATGTCTTCTGAATATCAGCTGTTCTGTACACGATAGACGAATGCAGCGGCGTCACCCAATCAGCGTTCTGCGCCGGGTTATAATTGTACGCGTCAGATACAGGCAGGGGACTGCCGGCCGAGCCAGCGGCGGCAGACGTAGTCGGCCCGTGGAATGATCTCGCAACCGCACTAGACGGCGCCATTGTATCATCGTAACGCGGCGGCAACAGATCGTAGCTAGTCGCGTTCCGAGGCACCACACAAGCAACAGCTCCGGGCTGCACCCAGCTTAACGGCAACGTAAATACAATCCATGCAGCCAGCGATGCTAAAAGTAGAGTTCTTCCTTTACGCCAGCGATCAGCTAGCCCGCCCCAGAACGGGGCGGATAGGAACTCCACAAACGGCCTCGTGCCTATAAGCAGTCCGCATTGGCCAGCGTTCATGCCCATCTGTTTAAAGTAGACGCCCATGAGGGGGAAGAGCGAGCCGAACGCGGAGTAGAAGAAGAAGTAGAAGGTCTTGACGGTGAGGAGTTCGGGGTCGACGGCGCCGGCGCCGCAGAGCATTTCGAGCACATCGCTGCGGCCGCGGACCTTGTGCGTGGCTTCCTTCGGCTCCGGATACCTGTAACAATCATTTGTTAAATGTACGTCCAAACCTGGCGTATGTGACGGGAACGCGCCACAAATGCTTCTCTTGTGATAGGCCCGCTAAGGGCGCTATTGTTCGCGGGTAGTACCTACATTAGTATCTAAGATGTGTTGCGAGCTTGCAATGCACGAGCAATCCTCTAATGGCGCGCTAGCACAGCGCATTCACCTGATTAATGCTTTTTAGGACTTTAAAATGAGGTTTTCGTAATTTTCTTACTTTTATAGAAAATTGTTAACACTTAACACTAGTTATACTCTGATATCGCATTATTTATACGATCGGACGCCCAAAATGGCGTATTACCTTTAACCATAACCAAAACCATGCTTCAATTCCTGTTTAGTTAATAAAGTCCcaaaaacaattataaagttCAATCCAATTTAAGACATCAGAGAAAATATTCTTTGATGTCTTAGATTACATCGTAATGAGATCGTGCCTTTTTCACTCAAATTATCCCACCTAAAGCGAACCCTGCACCCTTGTCTATTGCGTAGCAAGTACCTAGACCTCAATTTTAACCAATAAACCATATCATCAAACTCTCCATTTACTTTACAGCCTAACGAGTCAGTTCCGCCGTGGTTCCGTTTCCGTTCCGTTCCCACTCGCGTTTGGAGTTCGGAGGCTCGACGCATGCGCCCCGTGGCGTGGCGTCACGAGCTCGAGTTATTTCGGGGTGAAGTGCCTAACAACCTTAATTGGGGGTCAACCGAGGTTTATGATTAAGTAATAGAGCGAATCAAAGTACGCGCCGTACCTAAGGGAGTGtcattcatttttagggttccgtacccaaagggtaaaacgggaccctattactaagacttcgctgtccgtccgtccaaccgtccatccgtccgtccgtctgtcaccaggctgtatctcacgaaccgtgatagctagacagttgaaattttcacagatgatgtatttctgttgccgctataacaacaaatactaaaaacagaataaaataaagatttaaatggggctcccatacaacaaacgtgattttttaccaaagttaagcaacgtcgggcgtggtcagtacctacttggatgggtgaccgttttctttttgcattttttccgtttttttttgctttatggtacggaacccttcttgcgcgagtccgactcgcacttgcccggttttctaaTTCAATATGACTGACCGTCGCGCttgtgtaggtacatattctTATTGCATGAAATGTTTAGGTATTTAGCAGAAACTAGATTTGATTTAATCCCAATGTCTCAGGTGACAATGCTGTCTTATTGGAAAactaaataatacaattaataatttaactgacgtacctacttaaataaaagcataaattaaagtaaataaagctTACTGTTGTCCCAAAagctaataaaaaatagaacGAGACGCTAAGCACCTACTTTATATTCCGTCCTTGAGCTGAAAACTGTCCTTCGGGATTTACATAGCACTAAGCAGTCTAAGCACCCTGGCTACAGACAGAGAAAGAGATCAGACGGTAGCAGGgactttttattgttttaatcaAAAGTAATTGTGTATCGTTTTAACGTTTTCATACCTCCGGTTATAGAAAGAGGGGCGAAATCGGTAGAGCGATACACGTTTTGACTAAATTCTACTTTGGTTTTCCATAGCTCCCGATTTTGTGTCGTCTCCACTTTGCCTAAGAATTCTACTGTGTATTGTATAGTAAGATCGaatgttgtttacctctgcttgaGTTACTGTATTGATTGTATTGTATCCTATTGTATAAATATACCGTTACCGTTACCGTTACCGTTACCGTTAAGTGACTGCGCCAGCCAGCAGTTCTGCTGCAAGGACGCAGAAGCGTTGGTCACACCGGAGAGGGAGGGACGGAGAGGCTCGTCGAGCTTGCTCAAATACACGCGCTGGCACGATCCAGGCAGTCGGTCAGAGACGTATGCTACGGTACGCTAACAATCTCCGTCCAGACAAACCTGTTCCGAGCCAGGGCGTGTATTCGGGCCTACTCGCGTATTCCTTCCATCATCAGCCGCCCCGGCATGCTCAACTGACCCTCCTGCCCGAGACACCGGCGAGCCAATAATACAGGTGGGGAGTGTGGGGCGTGTGCAGTCGAGGATAGGACTTGACGGGAGTAGAAGAACCAGACCGAATACCAGCATCGTGCCCAGTGTAAGGAAGATATGTAGATAAATACTAgtgtaaatatataggtaagaagGGATGGTGACTGCGATTAAGTAGCGTTCGTTGTTCTTAGGTTTGTTGTGAAGCCGATTGTAATTTTCCCGTGAGTTGTTCAATCACTGGTCTGTCGTTCTCATCAGGCTGGGACTTCGGTATTAACAGTTTTCATGAATTCGTGATTGACTTTCTTTAAGGTctttttctaatatatggcttTCGTATTTTCTTAAGTTTCTTACCCACCACTGTCCGTTGTCACTTGCGAGAGCCAAAACTTTGAGCCTTGCTAGTCTCCAGACAATGTTTCTTCTGTACAGTAGGGGTTTTGTATGACAGCGGGATGGATGATGGCGGTAATGGCGATGCCGCGCTATGTAAATATTCGAGTTTGCGTGGAGATTGTCCTTAGCGTTTCGTGGGCTCGTGATCGTCCGGTTCGGTTTCAATCCGTAACATTTGTCTCAGTGTGTTGACTGCTTGTTCCATAATATCCTGGATATACGCCGTAGCGCGCTGTAAATGCACTCCCATTGGAGGGTTAACTAATCTTAGATAAATACGAAATTTTTAACTTTACCCACCCATTTTTGCTATTTCAGGCGCGATCACTATGTTTAACTCCGCTTCCATGTATTATGTGCATATTAAGGTTGTACCTAACGGACGACGTTCAGTGTCTCTCTTGTCCTAAAATAATTGTCTCAAGGTTCTTTTCTTCAGATAGCCAATATACGGTGTGTGCGAATTAATACAACTAGGTACATACTACAATACTAAGAATTAATCACGCTTATCAATCAACACTGCAAGAACGCGACAAAACACTAAGCAACACTCGAACACCTATGTTTTCAGCTAACAAAATAGAATCACCACCAAATATTATTCATACACCGTATGCACTAAATACTGTCATCGGTAGGTATGTTCTCTTTTGTTCCATTCATGTGCATAAATATCCGTATCGTTCATTAATATCCGACTTATGGATGCGCCAAGACTTAGTACTTAGGTACTACTGGGATTTGTAAGGTGTCAGGTCACGCTTAGAAAAGTGATCATTTATTTCTGTTCTTGTGCTAATACAGTTTTTCACGTAGCACCTAGAAATGATTTGCAAGTCCAAAATAACACTTCGATGATTGTTTATGTTTGACCACACTCGGATCTGGTTGCTCAACGGACATTCAAATTAATTTGGCACTGCATATAGCCAGACACTGCtagcacaaataaaaatacatagacACTGTCACTTTAATAAACAAGTCACTAATTTAAGAATGTAAGAAATATTATGGGTCCAAAGATTGTACAGATATTACACTTAAACAAACATTAGGCTTGGTTGCCTTTGTCTGGGAATGCTAACAAAAAACCTTTTGGCTCGTTTGTGCAATTTAGCGGCCTGTACTTTTTATGGTTATTTGGTCAACAGATGCGTTAAAGGGAAGCGTATTTGTTTTTTCTAAACTCCATTTTCTAAACTATTGCACCATTGTTTCCCGTAATTCAAAGCCCCCCGAGCTACGTCTGAGCACCAGATGGCCGAAGCTATAGGCTGCTTTCTCCTGGTTTTATTGACTTGATATTCTCAGGATCGTAGATAAAAAGAAACTTACGATAAAAAACACTATGAACACTCCTAATGTACAGTAAATTAGCAATCAGGTTTACCTTAGTACGGTGCGTACTGCGTATACGAGATACTTGTTTGATACGTACATCGCTGGAGAAATTTAGGTGTATCCGTGAACGTGTTCACTTTTAGTGCAGCCCGTGTAGCCGATACATTATATTCACATTATAGATGCCAGTTGTGTATATTGTATCCTATTGTATAAATATACGGCATAAAATTGTATGTATTTTCAAATGTTACTACGAATATGCTCAGCGCGGTATGAGCTCTGTTATGCAAGTCGTGACGTCATTCGCGTAACATGCGAAAGCCCATTTCATTGCCAACTATTGTCATTCTTGGAAGGCGCCGGACAGGGCGCCGCCGGCTTTTCCCAGTTTTCCCTCTCTaagcgccatttgcaccattccactaacccagggttaaccagttaaacttggagttaccatggttaccagtacaatttaacactttgttaacggtttaacgggttaaccaaccccgagttagtgagatggtgcaagtggccctaactggccctaagggtggtattccacttgtTCAAGATTATTGACCAATTTGCGTCTTACCTAATACATCttgttaaaaaaatgtgagacgcacTTGACTGAACATTGGACACAGATCttggacaagtggaataccACTTTCAAGGATGGCTACTATGGCTAGCTGAGCTGAGAGATAAGGCGTTTGACTTCCAAACTGGAGGTCTGGGTTCAAACCTCGGTTCGTATCAAAGATGTTCTCGTGACCTGCAGGaaaatcatttaatatttaaaagtgGCTCTTCGGGAAGCaaaatacctatatacctacccAGGAAATCCAGGAATCCTGCATACATTTTCAAAGATATTCATTCATATCTATGTTGAACTATATtatatcacagaataagtaatagtacttactaccgtacagaaaggacatttcctacaaaaccgaagtttaacagcgattcagaattcagggtcgaatcaggatatccctttctaacttatggcactagAGATTAGTGCTACTATTTAGGGTTgtaaaaattcaagtaattatcttatctgcgGTCGTGCaagcaaagggacgtcaagttgtgtcaatcctaataattgctcggagcaatgctgagccgaacgcagccgagtttgcccgaagtcaggagtgtctccccactgattaTACATACAATAGCGTGGAAATCGAGACCATGACCATCCATCCCTTGGATTCTCACGGGGGCGTCGGGGGCCAATGAGGTAATGACGATATTGTTTGCGTGAACGAAACGAAACCGTCTGTTTTTAAGCAATTACTCATAATAACTACTAACCACAAAAGTAGCGCGACGGTAATCATAATCTGAATATAAATCAATTTGAATTACCTGTTACTTTATTATACGAATGAAATATGTATTCAGGCTTTCAGTTTTGAGGGTCAAATGGGAAGCACTTACTGCGCAACCACTAAGCCTCATTCTAATCCCAGTCACGTATAAATAGACAGCTTAAcacttagggctgatttagacggcgcgcgaactcgcatacgattttaattacattgcggactgttggttacgtccaattcaatcgaccgatcaaaacccgcaatgtaatgaaactcgcatgcgagttctcgcatcgtctaaatccgCCTTTGCTCAGTACCTACAttcgattttattttatacttcagCGAGGCATCTCTCTCGAGTTGTGTTTACTAATATTGGCCTACTACGCTACGGCCTACGCGTACACCTTCATAAACCGTTTACTGACAGTGTCGtaaatacacatacatacacatttTCAGAATTCCGTAATATTACGTTACATAGGTGTATTACACATAAAATTGAGCTTGCAGATACAGAACTCTCGACGTCGAAGTTTATCAActgttatattattttgtataccCGGCCCaaagttagttagttagtattCTGGATGTTGGCAACAATAAAACCGATGTTTTTTCGGATATCGGATAATATACTAAGATTACTAAGTAGGCgtttttaatacttttttaaatttaacttttatTATTAGATATCTGAGGTCTCATCTGAGGCTCTACATTTGCAATAAACATGAGTTAAATGTGCTTGATCAAATTGATCTTGCTTGAAATTCATGTGGAGCCATTATATAAGTTCTGGTCCTTGATGCCTAAATTTTTTACCGCTTTCCTAAATATCGTCGACAGGTACCTTAGTTTGAAAATTGCATATTTGAAATTAATCGTAATGTTTATTTAATTGTTTACATAACGAATGCCTCTAGGTATTCAGACTAATACCTAAAGGTCTGGTCAATCAACTGATTCTTAGTAGAACTATCCGTCTCTTTTTATTTCATACCTATTGGACGAAAGAGATAATCGGTATCGCGCGATACGAAGTGTTACTGCGACAAGTTCTTAGGGTTTCTAGTGATGGCACGTTACATGTCATTTGGTTTTCTATTTCAGAATAAACATCGTTTTTGAAAATTATCAATCATTATTGTTAAGTTTTTAAAGACGCGCTCTGCGCATGTTTACGTAGCTCCAAAATCGAAACTGTTGAAAAGATTAAGTTAAGAGCTTATGTCACGTCACCTATCATGGAACTAAAAAGGCAAGTCTCAGTAGTAAAGTGAGTACCTGGAGGTGTCCACCTCGCCATACTCGTCGGGGTTGA encodes:
- the LOC134668393 gene encoding major facilitator superfamily domain-containing protein 6 produces the protein MDVPPQVQGPARPLVNPDEYGEVDTSRYPEPKEATHKVRGRSDVLEMLCGAGAVDPELLTVKTFYFFFYSAFGSLFPLMGVYFKQMGMNAGQCGLLIGTRPFVEFLSAPFWGGLADRWRKGRTLLLASLAAWIVFTLPLSWVQPGAVACVVPRNATSYDLLPPRYDDTMAPSSAVARSFHGPTTSAAAGSAGSPLPVSDAYNYNPAQNADWVTPLHSSIVYRTADIQKTFFLLLLLVMVGEFFSAPAITLADSAVITLLGEDADRYGHQRMFGSLGWGLAMFFVGIALDHSTAFSSHPCGGPQRYEKNYTICFATFSVLMGAALLTAGQIKFKYEFAPEVIAPVGPTSPTQEDKLQQQLAEQLQLPGLDTSAPRSAPQPPLEQAKVFAQTTREMPEWVTVLKQFQNVRAASFLFVAWFMGFGIGLIFTFLFWHLQDIGGSPTLFGVASVINHISEIFAYFFSFKLITQMGHFKVLCLGLAGNVLRFLYISWLTDPWWVLPFEFVQGVTHAAVWAACCSYIAHHAPPGLRSSAQGVLQGLHHGLGRGCGAVLGGVAVAKWGTTRTFAGYGILCGFALAGFAFLNFREEANVEGDMDEEARAVAEAGVLAPHGVPSNPIPRALSSTRLSDLGHHDSYGATQNYAGEASLGVPGQAAPAPRSPANPFLQDAAGGYR